The Lepus europaeus isolate LE1 chromosome 5, mLepTim1.pri, whole genome shotgun sequence genome includes the window taaatattaaatatgggatggtgttgtggctcagtagaTTAAGcaagttggagtcccggctgctctgcttccaatccagtgtcctgctaatgtgcctgggaaggcagtggatgatagccaaTGTATTTGGCCCACTGCCACCTACTTGGgtgaccaagatggagctcctggcttctggcttatgacctggcccaggcctggctgttgcagccatttggggagtgaaccattgaatgcaagatctgtctctgtctctttctcactctgcctttcaaataaataaatcttttttaaaaaagtcttcttGACCACACTTTCAAGGTGCTCCATAACCTTCTGTCCTAATAGTCCAAGCTCCTTTATTTGAGTTTTGCTGTTGTCCTCCCTGAATCCTGAATCTATGCATAACCTCGGATGGTTTCCATTGTCTGGAAAGTCCTTAACAGACTCCTCAAACCTCTGTTCAAATTCCGTCTCCTATTCTGCTCTTTGACTGCTTCTTATTACTTTACTTCTCATCAACTGTCTTCCTATCTGAATTCAAGCGCCATAGTGGTGAGCAATTACCCACTCATGAGTCCTTCGTGTGGGTCAGTTTTGTCTCAACTGTGGTCTATAAACCCTTGAGGGCATAAGCAGTACCTGGGCCTTCTAAGCCCTCGAGTGGAGTGAGCACGTTGTCTTTGCTCCCTTTCAAGCCTCTGTAAAGACACACAACCCAGGCAATGGAAGATTCATGGCTTTCGGAACAGGTTCATCAGGGGTGTGGATGATGGCTACTGGTCTATCTGTACCATTCTCCAAAAGCAGAGCCCCTTTCACCTAAGATCCACGCGATGCCCACTTGATTCCCAaactaagaaaacagaaaatactttTCTCATCAAGTAGACTTCTTTCCCTATTTCCTGGGGGTTTCTTATGGGTCATGGgcatgtcttcctttttcagttcttGCCTCTAGAAAAATCTCAATCCCTAAGTTCTGCCCTGATCATCAGGACCCTGACGCCTCCTCATTTGCAGGGGCAATGTCAGGAGTAGCTGCATCAGAACAATCCGCCTGCTATACAATGGGGTCGGGAAACCTGATGAAGAGCCCCTGCACAGGTCTGCAATGCAGGAACCTGGTCTAGACCTTCATTCTGTGCTCATTTTAACCCAGGACGGCAGTCACATCTGACCCTGAATAGAGACATCGCTGAATACGTCCGCAGTCCCCATTGTTTCCTCTAgcaattctttattttctttcatgccAACCTCTATCCCCCAGTAATTTCCAAACCAGTCACAGAGCTGCTGGCATACTTATTGGATGCAAAGCCACAGAACAGAGAGTCCGGAAAGGAGTGAGGCAAGGAGGGTCGCTGTGGAGAGAGGAACCCCAGCATCTGAGGGGAAGAGGTGCAGCTTTTCTAAGTCCGGGAGGAAGGCGCGCGCATCCTCCAGAGCTGCCTGAGCTGCCACAGTGAAGTTGGGGTCACCAGAGATTAAAACATCAAAGACACAGGAATGGAAGTAAGCATCTTCAACCGGAAGCCCCTCCTTGCACAGCTGTCTGGCAGTGTCTACGGTGATAGCTCCCCGGCGACTGCGCTCTGAGCGGGAGAGCCGCTGACTCGGCGGGCACCCCCCAACACAGAGCTGCAGGTCCTGCTCAGCCGAGAAGGCCCTGGCCACATCCTCTGCTACCTTGATTGAAAAGGAGAGCTGCCCAGCTGTCTGCCGAATGATTATAGTTGTGCCGATATAGGCGGCTCGGATCTCCACGTGGCTCCCAGGGTTAGCAGTCTGAATGGACAGACTTGAGCCCCCAGGTCGGTCGCCTCCATTGATAGAACCGTCTTCAAAGGCTGCGGGAAGATTGTCCACCTCTGCCTGGTAGACCTTCTGATCGATGCACTCCTGCATGTTCTTAAATATGATGGTGAGCTGtgtgagcaagacagagaacGGTTCCTTTGGGGCTCAATGCACCCTCCCCCATCAGGCTACCTGCTTGCGCAAAGTCAGGGCTCCCATCCAAGCTGGGAGACAAGGCTCCTCATGGCCCTCAGTCCTGGATCCCTTCTCCTACCTGTGCTCCAATACTGCTTCCTTCCCCCTCAGCCCCTCTCTCTACTTGTTGGTCCCAGTCTCCCAAGGAGACTTCTGAAGCGCCTCAGCTCCTCTTGCCCCAATTTTCTCCTTAGCGTTTTCAGCATTTGAGGGACACTCCCATGGAAGGAAACCGATTCACAGGAACAAGCGCTTGGTaggagggagggactggggaTGTGAAAGTGGGGGGTGGGAGTACTGCTGTGGGATaatggggctggggaggcggtGGGATGGTGGGGGAACCCTTAGCAAAATCTCATGAAGACCCCTGGAGGAAAACTGAGACCCTGACCTTCCGGGTGGTGGTGGCGTTGGCCCCCGTTGCCACGGGGGAGCTGGTGGCCTGGACAAAGAGGAAGTCGTTATCCAGCAGGGGCCAAGCTCCTTGGACACGGCACGTGTGAAAGTGGTGGTGGAAGCTGCGCACGTGGGGGTCCCCGAAGGAGGCGCAGTGCAAGAAACCCGGGGGACGACCGTGCAGCCGCGAAAACCGGCCTTCGTAGTCGCAGGGGTCTGGCGTTGGGGGGCCAGGACCTGCGCCTGGAAGGGCAGGGCCGCGTGGCGGGGGAGGAGCCGTAGGGCCCTGGCGGGAGCAGTTATGCTGAATCATGAGGTCCTCGATGCCGTGCACGGCAGAGTGGAAGGCAAGATCCCCGCGGCAGGTGCGGGCCGTGCGCCGAGTGCAGAGCGCGTAGGAGCGCAGCGCCCGACAGAGGCCGCCGGAGCCGGCTCCTCCTGCtcggccgccgctgccgccgcccccTCGAAGCCCTCCTGGCGAACCCCCACTTCTAAGGCTCAGGGTGGACGATACATACTCAGCATTGCAGCGGAGGATCTTGCATTGCGAATGAGCTGAAGACGGAAGGGAGC containing:
- the HJV gene encoding hemojuvelin, with protein sequence MGDPGQFRSPRPHHGSPPTLSTLTLLLLLCGHAHSQCKILRCNAEYVSSTLSLRSGGSPGGLRGGGGSGGRAGGAGSGGLCRALRSYALCTRRTARTCRGDLAFHSAVHGIEDLMIQHNCSRQGPTAPPPPRGPALPGAGPGPPTPDPCDYEGRFSRLHGRPPGFLHCASFGDPHVRSFHHHFHTCRVQGAWPLLDNDFLFVQATSSPVATGANATTTRKLTIIFKNMQECIDQKVYQAEVDNLPAAFEDGSINGGDRPGGSSLSIQTANPGSHVEIRAAYIGTTIIIRQTAGQLSFSIKVAEDVARAFSAEQDLQLCVGGCPPSQRLSRSERSRRGAITVDTARQLCKEGLPVEDAYFHSCVFDVLISGDPNFTVAAQAALEDARAFLPDLEKLHLFPSDAGVPLSTATLLASLLSGLSVLWLCIQ